In Sphingobacterium sp. SRCM116780, the genomic stretch TGTAATGGGGGTTGGTAAACATCTCCGCAGTTTAAATCCTAATGTAAAAATACATCCTTTGGAACCAGCCGAAAGTCCGACTTTATCAACTGGTTATAAGATTGGTTCACATCGTATTCAAGGAATTTCTGATGAGTTTATTCCAGCTATTGTCAAATTGAATGAATTGGATGAGATTGTTTCTGTTTCGGATGGCGATTCTATTATTATGGCTCAAAAACTAGCAAAAGAGCTTGGATTAGCGGTTGGCATCTCTTCGGGAGCAAATGTTATTGGAGCGATTAAACTGAAAGAACAATTCGCTGATGATACCGTTGTTGTTACCTTGTTATGTGATGACAATAAAAAATACCTAAGTACAGATCTGGTTAAAGAGCAATCGATACAGGAGGGTTATATTTCTACAGATTTGACTTTTACAGGATTTCAACCAATTAGTCGATTGGAAAAATCTCTTTTTAAAGCTGAGAAAATATAATTTTTGTTTCCATCTAAAAATTTTTAGATGTAGTGTGTTTATAATTAAGTAGTATCTGACCCAAAAGGATTCGTCTTTTTGAGGTCAGGTTTCTAACCAATCACCATTTGCCTCTTGGCATTATTATGTATAATTATGAAAAGTTTAATCGTAAAATTATTGCTTTTGATAGGGCTTATATTACCTGTTTTTTCCTATGCTCAAGAACCCGACACATTACAGAATGTAGATGAGTTAGAGTTTGTTGATGGAAGTGTTATGGAAGAAGCTTCTTCTGCGGATACTGTCATTGGAGTAAAAGCAGATACAGCTGCGGTAGTTAAGAAAGCGGAGTCTATAATAAAAGGGGAAGAGAACAAAGAAACGTCTCTTTTTGGCATATTTTTAGGCGGGTTGTTAGGTGGGTTTGCAGCTTTATTAATGCCTTGTATTTTTCCGATGTTACCGCTTACTGTCAGTTTTTTTACCAAGGGTAATCAAAATAGATCAAAAGCTTTTGGACGAGCTTCGTTTTATGGAATCTCTATTATTGTCATTTATGTGATATTAGGACTCGCAGTGACACTAATCTTTGGTTCAGATGCTCTTAATTCATTATCTACGAATGGTATTTTTAACTTCTTTTTCTTTTTGATGTTGTTAGCTTTTGGAGCTTCATTTTTAGGAGCGTTTGAAATCAGCCTCCCAAGCTCTTGGGTAAATAAGATGGATGAAAAGTCCGATAAAGGGGGATGGGCAGGCATCTTTTTTATGGCTGCAACTTTAGCCCTAGTTTCGTTTTCTTGTACAGGACCTATCATTGGTACTCTTTTGGTACAAGCGGCAACCAGTGGCGCTTTATTAGGCCCTGCTATTGGTATGTTTGGTTTTTCTCTGGCTTTAGCCATACCATTCGCATTATTTGCGCTGTTTCCTAGTGCAATGAAAGCAATGCCAAAATCTGGTGGTTGGCTGAATAGTGTAAAAGTAGTGTTGGGTTTCTTAGAACTAGCTTTTGCATTAAAATTTCTATCCAATGTTGATTTGGCATATCATTGGAATTGGTTTGACAGGGAAATATTTTTGAGTTTATGGATTGTCATATTCGGATTGATGGGACTTTACTTGTTGGGTAAAATCAAATTTGCTCATGATAGTAACTTAGCACATTTGTCTGTTGTTAGAACCTTTTTTGCGATTGTAGTCTTATCTTTTACCGTTTATATGATTCCTGGATTATGGGGAGCACCATTAAAATCAATATCTGCCTTTTTACCACCACAAAGTACACAAGACTTTGATTTGAATCAAGCTTCTTTAGGAAGTGCTACGCATAATGTCGATGTTTCAAGTCGTAAATATGCAAATTTATTTCATGCGCCTTTAGGATTGAATGTATTTTTTGATTACAAGGAAGGAATGGAATATGCTCAAAAAAATCATAAAATGGTGATGATTGATTTTACTGGACATGCATGTGTGAATTGTCGGAAAATGGAAGCCAATGTATGGACAGATCCTGATGTACGATCTGTTTTAAACAATGATATTGTCATTATTCAATTATATGTTGATGACCGAACGGAATTGGCGATTGAAGATCAGCAAAAGACAGCTGATGGTAAAACCTTAAAAACAATTGGAAGCAAATGGAGCTATTTGCAAGCACATCAGTTTGAATCGAATTCACAG encodes the following:
- a CDS encoding protein-disulfide reductase DsbD family protein, which encodes MKSLIVKLLLLIGLILPVFSYAQEPDTLQNVDELEFVDGSVMEEASSADTVIGVKADTAAVVKKAESIIKGEENKETSLFGIFLGGLLGGFAALLMPCIFPMLPLTVSFFTKGNQNRSKAFGRASFYGISIIVIYVILGLAVTLIFGSDALNSLSTNGIFNFFFFLMLLAFGASFLGAFEISLPSSWVNKMDEKSDKGGWAGIFFMAATLALVSFSCTGPIIGTLLVQAATSGALLGPAIGMFGFSLALAIPFALFALFPSAMKAMPKSGGWLNSVKVVLGFLELAFALKFLSNVDLAYHWNWFDREIFLSLWIVIFGLMGLYLLGKIKFAHDSNLAHLSVVRTFFAIVVLSFTVYMIPGLWGAPLKSISAFLPPQSTQDFDLNQASLGSATHNVDVSSRKYANLFHAPLGLNVFFDYKEGMEYAQKNHKMVMIDFTGHACVNCRKMEANVWTDPDVRSVLNNDIVIIQLYVDDRTELAIEDQQKTADGKTLKTIGSKWSYLQAHQFESNSQPFYVLMDPLKEKVLIKPQGADYEANSYLVYLKEGLKVFKNIQ